A section of the Macadamia integrifolia cultivar HAES 741 chromosome 9, SCU_Mint_v3, whole genome shotgun sequence genome encodes:
- the LOC122089612 gene encoding salutaridine reductase-like, which yields MVVTGASKGIGLEICRQLASNGVTVVLTARDEKKGVEAVEKLKSSGMSDMVFHQLDVINPASIYSLADFIKTQFGKLDILVNNAAIAGATLDKEGYETLKSVDDQPVGWEWNVSSGGVET from the exons atggttgtAACAGGAGCCTCTAAAGGGATTGGACTTGAGATATGTCGACAGTTGGCCTCTAATGGTGTAACAGTGGTGTTGACAGCCAGAGATGAGAAAAAGGGTGTTGAAGCTGTTGAGAAGCTCAAAAGTTCTGGAATGTCTGATATGGTTTTTCATCAACTTGATGTGATCAACCCCGCTAGTATTTATTCCCTGGCTGATTTCATCAAAACCCAGTTTGGAAAGCTTGATATATTG GTGAACAACGCAGCAATTGCTGGAGCCACATTAGATAAAGAAGGTTATGAAACCCTGAAGTCAGTGGATGATCAACCT GTGGGGTGGGAATGGAATGTCAGTTCAGGTGGGGTTGAAACATAG
- the LOC122088250 gene encoding protein kinase PINOID-like, translated as MFEFLPESDCENGFETLNSSQSSMSSESCSSLGRFSFDALEIPSKTSSQSPENLNLKPHRSSDSAWEAIRLASSSRKDGLNYRDFKLVRRIGSGDLGHVYLCRLSSSCTGEGSCFYAMKVVDKEALTLKKKIERSETEKRILKMLDHPFLPTLYAQFDASHYSCVVMEYCCGGDLHTLRHRQSGKCFSLNSARFYAAEVLVALEYLHMLGIVYRDLKPENVLVRSDGHIMLSDFDLSLCSDAIPAVEFPDPSPDPTSVSDLRSTGNARKASSPGCFPNRLFRSRKVRTVATTRQFVAEPVTARSCSFVGTHEYISPEVAGGKSHGNAVDWWALGIFIYELIYGRTPFSGGNNEATLRNILKNPLVFPTGSPSSASEMYARDLISRLLVKDPGQRLGSKRGAAEVKTHPFFKGVNFALIRSSTPPEIPGLRRVKATSSSESCRYTRESTTTAFDFF; from the exons ATGTTCGAGTTTCTCCCAGAGTCAGATTGTGAGAACGGTTTCGAAACTCTTAATTCCAGTCAGAGTTCGATGAGCAGCGAGAGTTGCAGTAGCTTAGGGCGTTTTTCGTTTGATGCTCTTGAAATCCCTTCCAAGACGTCTTCTCAGTCTCCAGAGAATCTCAACTTGAAGCCCCACAGGTCTTCGGATTCTGCTTGGGAAGCCATACGCTTAGCTTCTTCTAGCCGGAAAGACGGCTTGAACTACAGAGATTTCAAGCTTGTTCGTCGTATTGGGAGTGGTGACCTTGGGCACGTTTATCTCTGTCGTCTCAGTAGCTCCTGCACTGGCGAAGGTAGCTGTTTTTACGCCATGAAAGTGGTGGACAAAGAAGCACTgacattgaagaaaaaaattgagaggtCTGAGACTGAGAAAAGAATTTTGAAGATGTTGGATCATCCATTCTTGCCGACTCTGTACGCTCAATTTGATGCTTCACATTACTCTTGCGTGGTGATGGAGTACTGTTGCGGTGGTGATTTGCATACTCTGAGACACAGACAGTCCGGAAAATGTTTCTCATTGAACTCTGCAAG GTTTTACGCGGCGGAAGTTCTTGTAGCCTTGGAGTACCTTCACATGCTGGGAATCGTCTACAGAGATCTAAAGCCCGAGAACGTATTGGTTAGATCGGACGGTCATATTATGCTCTCCGATTTTGACCTCTCCCTCTGTTCTGATGCAATCCCAGCCGTTGAGTTTCCTGACCCTTCTCCTGACCCCACCTCAGTTTCTGACCTTCGGTCAACCGGCAATGCACGTAAAGCTTCCTCACCCGGTTGCTTTCCCAATCGGCTTTTCCGGTCACGGAAGGTACGGACGGTGGCAACCACCCGGCAGTTCGTCGCCGAGCCGGTGACCGCGCGGTCATGCTCATTCGTGGGAACCCACGAGTATATCTCACCGGAAGTTGCCGGTGGTAAATCGCATGGCAATGCTGTGGACTGGTGGGCCCTTGGGATTTTCATCTACGAGCTGATCTACGGTAGAACGCCATTTTCCGGTGGGAACAACGAGGCAACACTGCGAAACATCTTGAAAAATCCCCTGGTTTTTCCGACTGGATCTCCGTCGAGCGCGTCAGAAATGTACGCTCGAGATCTGATCTCAAGGTTGCTGGTCAAAGATCCTGGTCAGAGGCTCGGGTCAAAGAGAGGGGCAGCTGAAGTGAAGACACATCCCTTCTTTAAGGGAGTAAACTTCGCTCTCATACGGTCGTCCACGCCACCGGAAATTCCCGGTCTCCGGCGAGTTAAGGCTACGTCATCTTCGGAATCCTGTAGGTATACGAGGGAATCGACAACGACGGCTTTTGACTTCTTTTGA